A genomic segment from [Flavobacterium] thermophilum encodes:
- the lipA_1 gene encoding Lipase 1 precursor: MMKYCRVMVVLLGLWFVFGLSVPGGRTEAASPRANDAPIVLLHGFTGWGREEMLGFKYWGGVRGDIEQWLNDNGYRTYTLAVGPLSSNWDRACEAYAQLVGGTVDYGAAHAAKHGHARFGRTYPGLLPELKRGGRVHIIAHSQGGQTARMLVSLLENGSQEEREYAKEHNVSLSPLFEGGHRFVLSVTTIATPHDGTTLVNMVDFTDRFFDLQKAVLEAAAVASNAPYTSEIYDFKLDQWGLRREPGESFDHYFERLKRSPVWTSTDTARYDLSVPGAETLNRWVKASPNTYYLSFSTERTYRGALTGNYYPELGMNAFSAIVCAPFLGSYRNAALGIDSHWLGNDGIVNTISMNGPKRGSNDRIVPYDGTLKKGVWNDMGTYNVDHLEVIGVDPNPSFNIRAFYLRLAEQLASLRP; this comes from the coding sequence ATGATGAAATACTGCCGGGTGATGGTTGTGTTGCTCGGATTATGGTTTGTGTTCGGCCTATCGGTCCCGGGAGGGCGGACGGAAGCGGCATCTCCACGCGCCAATGATGCACCCATCGTGCTTCTCCATGGGTTTACCGGATGGGGGCGAGAGGAAATGCTTGGATTCAAGTATTGGGGCGGCGTACGCGGCGATATCGAACAATGGCTGAACGACAACGGATATCGAACGTATACGCTGGCGGTCGGACCGCTCTCGAGCAACTGGGACCGGGCGTGTGAAGCGTACGCCCAGCTTGTCGGCGGAACGGTCGATTATGGCGCGGCCCATGCGGCGAAGCACGGCCATGCGCGGTTTGGCCGCACGTATCCGGGGTTGCTGCCGGAATTGAAAAGAGGAGGCCGCGTCCATATCATCGCCCACAGCCAAGGAGGGCAGACGGCCCGTATGCTTGTCTCGCTCCTGGAGAACGGAAGCCAAGAAGAGCGGGAGTACGCCAAGGAGCACAACGTGTCGTTGTCGCCGTTGTTTGAAGGCGGACATCGTTTTGTGTTGAGCGTGACGACCATCGCCACTCCTCATGACGGGACGACGCTTGTCAACATGGTTGATTTCACCGATCGCTTTTTTGACTTGCAAAAAGCGGTGCTGGAAGCGGCGGCTGTCGCCAGCAACGCGCCGTACACAAGCGAAATATACGATTTTAAGCTCGACCAATGGGGGCTGCGCCGCGAGCCAGGCGAATCGTTCGACCATTATTTTGAACGGCTCAAGCGCTCCCCTGTCTGGACATCGACCGATACCGCCCGCTACGATTTATCCGTTCCCGGGGCTGAGACGTTGAATCGATGGGTGAAAGCCAGCCCGAATACGTATTATTTGAGCTTTTCTACCGAACGGACGTATCGAGGAGCTCTGACAGGCAACTATTATCCCGAACTTGGAATGAACGCATTCAGCGCGATTGTCTGCGCCCCGTTTCTCGGCTCGTACCGCAATGCGGCGCTTGGCATTGACAGCCATTGGCTTGGGAACGACGGCATTGTCAATACCATTTCGATGAACGGTCCGAAGCGTGGATCAAACGATCGAATCGTGCCGTATGACGGGACGTTGAAAAAAGGAGTTTGGAATGATATGGGGACGTACAACGTCGACCATTTGGAAGTCATCGGCGTTGACCCGAATCCGTCATTTAATATTCGCGCCTTTTATTTGCGGCTTGCCGAGCAACTGGCGAGTTTGCGGCCTTAA
- a CDS encoding DNA-binding transcriptional regulator HexR, producing the protein MNEIGLLAKIKQQMERFSPAEKKVAAYILDHAELVPNMTTKDLAQAADTSEASVVCFASFVASEERRSWHKE; encoded by the coding sequence ATGAATGAAATCGGCCTTTTAGCGAAAATCAAACAGCAAATGGAACGGTTTTCACCGGCGGAAAAAAAGGTAGCCGCCTACATTCTCGACCATGCCGAACTCGTGCCGAATATGACGACGAAGGATTTGGCCCAGGCGGCTGACACAAGCGAAGCGAGCGTCGTTTGTTTTGCCTCATTCGTTGCTAGCGAAGAGCGGCGCAGTTGGCATAAGGAATGA
- the bdhA_1 gene encoding D-beta-hydroxybutyrate dehydrogenase → MMAHRTALVTGAARGIGYEVAKTLATNGVNVVLADLKQEEVEQAAESLRQLGCEAVGVKCDVTAEEEVKQTIHEAVKRWERLDIVVNNAGLQYVANIEDFPTEKFEQLIRVMLVGPFLAIKHAFPLMKEQRYGRIINMASINGLIGFAGKAAYNSAKHGVIGLTKVAALEGAPYGITVNALCPGYVDTELVRNQLADLAATRKVPLEKVLEEVIYPLVPQRRLLSVEEVAHYVLFLAGEQAKGITGQAVVIDGGYTAQ, encoded by the coding sequence ATGATGGCGCATCGCACAGCCCTCGTCACCGGAGCGGCGCGGGGGATCGGTTATGAAGTGGCGAAAACGTTGGCAACCAACGGCGTGAACGTCGTGCTTGCCGACTTGAAGCAGGAAGAGGTGGAACAGGCGGCAGAGTCGTTGCGGCAGCTAGGCTGCGAGGCCGTCGGCGTCAAGTGTGATGTGACGGCGGAAGAAGAGGTGAAACAAACGATCCATGAAGCGGTCAAACGGTGGGAGCGTCTCGATATTGTCGTGAACAACGCCGGTTTGCAATATGTCGCCAATATTGAAGACTTTCCGACCGAGAAGTTCGAGCAGTTGATCCGCGTCATGCTCGTCGGCCCGTTTTTGGCCATTAAGCATGCGTTTCCGCTGATGAAGGAGCAGCGCTACGGCCGCATTATCAACATGGCGTCGATTAACGGATTGATCGGGTTTGCCGGAAAAGCCGCCTACAACAGCGCAAAACACGGGGTGATCGGCTTAACGAAAGTGGCGGCGCTAGAAGGGGCACCGTACGGCATTACGGTGAACGCACTTTGTCCGGGGTATGTCGACACAGAACTCGTCCGCAATCAGCTCGCTGATTTGGCGGCGACGAGAAAGGTGCCGCTTGAGAAGGTGCTCGAGGAAGTGATTTACCCGCTCGTGCCGCAACGGCGGCTCTTGTCCGTTGAAGAAGTCGCCCATTATGTTCTCTTTTTGGCAGGCGAACAAGCGAAAGGAATCACCGGCCAGGCGGTCGTGATCGATGGCGGGTATACGGCGCAATGA
- a CDS encoding Uncharacterized conserved protein: MTTFQLDKAHSSVAFQVRHMMISKAKGEFTNFDVEVEGDINELESLKVKATIDAASIDTKNADRDNHLRSADFFDVENYPTITFVSESVRKLSDTEYEVTGKLTIRGVTRTETFKVEYNGQVKNPLTGGISVGFDVEGTINREDYGLVWNVALETGGFLVGKEVKILASFEFALS; this comes from the coding sequence ATGACAACATTCCAACTCGACAAAGCGCACAGCTCTGTCGCCTTCCAAGTAAGACATATGATGATCTCCAAAGCGAAAGGGGAATTCACCAACTTTGACGTTGAGGTCGAAGGCGACATCAACGAACTCGAGTCGCTGAAAGTCAAAGCGACGATCGATGCCGCCTCGATCGACACGAAAAACGCCGACCGCGACAACCATCTCCGCTCGGCCGACTTTTTCGATGTCGAGAACTATCCAACCATTACGTTTGTCAGTGAATCCGTGCGCAAGCTGTCCGACACGGAATATGAAGTGACCGGGAAGCTGACGATCCGCGGCGTGACGAGAACGGAAACGTTCAAAGTCGAATACAACGGCCAAGTGAAAAACCCGCTCACCGGCGGCATCTCGGTCGGTTTTGACGTCGAAGGAACGATCAACCGCGAAGACTACGGATTGGTATGGAACGTCGCACTCGAAACCGGCGGATTCCTTGTCGGGAAAGAAGTCAAAATCCTCGCGAGCTTTGAATTCGCTCTCAGCTGA
- a CDS encoding bile acid transporter — translation MWQSINRRLEKALPFLTPASVAAGIWLADELHGYAALVPWLFALMTFSGSLRLRLANLKEALIHPGPIAAALCLLHFIIPLWAFGLGHLFFGSDRWTVIGFVLAAAIPTGVTSFIWVSLGRGNLALALSVILIDTFLSPIVVPLTLLVLAGSVVELDVGQMMLGLFFMIILPSLAGMFVGERLSAQANEQLAVVLSPFSKLALALVVMINSAVVAPYFGRVDARLFFMALLVLAIASSGYFLSWMAARWLRFAPADIIALTFTGGMRNISAGAVLAMTYFPPPVSVPVVLGMLFQQVLASIYHRLLNKTYHSPTSGRAPYVGSAR, via the coding sequence ATGTGGCAATCGATCAACCGTCGGCTTGAGAAGGCGCTGCCGTTTCTTACGCCGGCGAGCGTGGCGGCCGGCATCTGGCTGGCGGACGAACTGCACGGCTATGCCGCGCTTGTGCCGTGGCTGTTTGCGTTGATGACGTTTAGCGGCAGTTTGCGCTTGCGTTTGGCCAATTTGAAAGAGGCGCTCATTCACCCTGGCCCGATCGCTGCGGCGCTATGTCTGCTCCATTTCATCATCCCGCTGTGGGCGTTTGGGCTTGGACATCTGTTTTTTGGCAGCGACCGTTGGACGGTGATCGGGTTTGTGTTGGCGGCCGCTATTCCGACCGGGGTGACAAGCTTTATCTGGGTGTCGCTCGGCCGCGGAAACTTGGCGCTTGCCCTTTCTGTCATTTTGATTGATACGTTTTTATCGCCCATCGTTGTGCCGCTGACGTTGCTTGTATTGGCCGGAAGCGTGGTCGAGCTCGACGTGGGCCAGATGATGCTCGGCTTGTTTTTTATGATTATTTTGCCGTCACTAGCCGGCATGTTCGTGGGCGAACGGCTGTCTGCTCAAGCGAACGAGCAGCTGGCGGTGGTGCTGTCCCCGTTTTCCAAGCTGGCGCTGGCGCTTGTCGTCATGATCAACAGCGCAGTCGTCGCCCCGTATTTTGGCCGTGTTGACGCCCGGCTGTTTTTCATGGCGCTGCTTGTCTTGGCGATCGCGAGCTCCGGCTATTTTCTTTCTTGGATGGCCGCCCGTTGGCTCAGATTTGCCCCGGCGGACATCATCGCGTTAACGTTTACCGGCGGGATGCGCAACATCAGCGCCGGCGCGGTGCTCGCGATGACGTATTTTCCGCCGCCAGTGAGCGTGCCGGTCGTGCTCGGCATGCTGTTTCAACAAGTGCTCGCGTCCATATACCACCGCTTGTTGAACAAAACGTACCATTCACCAACGAGCGGCAGAGCGCCATACGTCGGAAGCGCCCGGTAG
- a CDS encoding Putative pterin-4-alpha-carbinolamine dehydratase, giving the protein MRLTEEEVQALLEKADGWKLTDERWIVKKYRFQDYLQGIEFVRRIATISENANHHPFISIDYKLITVKLSSWRAKGLTKLDFDLAKQYDEVYNQMKQGEGE; this is encoded by the coding sequence ATGCGGTTAACGGAAGAGGAAGTGCAAGCGCTGCTTGAAAAAGCGGACGGCTGGAAGTTGACGGATGAACGATGGATTGTGAAAAAATACCGTTTCCAAGACTACTTGCAAGGCATTGAATTCGTCCGGCGCATCGCCACGATTTCGGAAAACGCCAACCACCACCCGTTCATTTCGATCGACTACAAGCTTATCACCGTGAAACTGTCTTCATGGCGGGCGAAAGGGCTGACGAAGCTCGATTTTGACTTGGCGAAGCAGTATGATGAGGTGTATAACCAGATGAAGCAGGGGGAAGGGGAATGA
- the rhgT gene encoding Rhamnogalacturonan acetylesterase rhgT: protein MRRKKAAFLCLAVIAASVALIAQPDTDGKASKTGGRAVITIYLAGDSTVAAAPRSRAPRAGWGEMLDDWFDDNVMVKNMAASGRSAKSFVEERRLSRILREMKKGDYLFIQFGHNDEKVNDPARYTEPFTSYQSYLKRYIDGARTKGATPVLITPVERRRFSADGRALNSHGLYPAAMKALGEREHVPVIDLTAKSRQRFEQLGPEQTKQLFLWLAPGEHANYPHGIEDNTHFHKRGAKEIARLVVEGIMELNLPLRHHLIRSPKREPIRDRLSDETP, encoded by the coding sequence TTGAGAAGAAAAAAAGCCGCATTCCTTTGCTTGGCTGTCATCGCCGCCAGCGTTGCCCTCATCGCCCAACCGGACACGGATGGAAAAGCATCCAAAACGGGCGGACGGGCCGTCATAACGATCTACTTGGCAGGCGATTCGACCGTCGCCGCCGCCCCCCGCTCCCGCGCTCCCCGGGCCGGATGGGGTGAAATGCTCGATGATTGGTTTGATGACAACGTCATGGTGAAAAATATGGCCGCTTCCGGCCGCAGCGCGAAAAGTTTTGTCGAAGAAAGACGGCTCTCCCGCATTTTGCGGGAAATGAAAAAAGGGGATTACTTGTTCATCCAATTCGGTCACAACGATGAAAAGGTGAACGATCCGGCACGCTACACCGAACCATTCACCTCCTACCAATCATACTTGAAACGGTATATTGACGGCGCCCGCACGAAAGGAGCAACCCCTGTCCTCATCACTCCGGTCGAGCGGCGGCGCTTTTCTGCCGACGGACGAGCGCTCAACTCGCATGGACTTTATCCTGCGGCCATGAAGGCGCTTGGGGAGAGAGAGCACGTTCCCGTCATCGATTTGACGGCAAAAAGCAGACAACGGTTTGAACAGCTCGGCCCGGAACAGACGAAACAGCTGTTTCTATGGCTTGCGCCCGGCGAGCATGCAAATTATCCGCACGGAATCGAAGACAACACGCATTTTCACAAACGAGGAGCGAAAGAAATCGCCCGGCTAGTCGTCGAGGGGATTATGGAGCTCAACCTCCCCCTCCGCCACCACCTCATCCGTTCACCGAAACGAGAACCTATACGAGACCGCCTCAGCGACGAAACGCCGTGA